The segment CCTCCGACAAAGACTTGTAGGGCGCAGGCGACCATTAATTGTGCTAGCTAATCCAAGAATTTTAAACACACGTGCATAATTCCGCCACACCCTATAATGCTCCGGCGCAAAGGGCAGGCCTACGGTTAACGGTAGAAGTGTACGAAGTGGGTCGGGGTCAGCATTTAAAGAGACACCATCCAATTCAGTAATGCATGCAGCAATTCTTCGAATACGATCTAATGAAAAGTATTGAAGCCTGCCTTGATCCCATCGCCACATACGACACCCCTTAAATTGCTTTAAAATTCATACACTCAGATTTCAAGGAAAGTCCAAAACCGAGTACATTGCGCGCTTTAGCGTGTCGGCTGACACGCCTTTATAAGCATTTAGCGACATATTAGTAATGCTAAAGTATATTCACTAAACGGTACATTTTGAGCATCCTGGTCAATTCTTCTGGATCGCGCGAATAAAAAAATAAATCCGTGGCAACCCGTCCATGTTTATCAAATATATTATCAATCGACTGACACCTATCAAAAATTTCGAAATATTTCCTTCCCGAACGCTCGAATACCCGACTCGGATGGCCAAGGTAAACCTCTCGAAGGCTTATGACCAACAGCCAAAAATATTCCTTCTCCACACCTAAAACTTCGCCAGAAAACTCTTCGCCATTTTTGACAAATACGACTTCTTCCATCTTCGCGATCATGAGTAAGCAACCCTCTTTTTAGTGCATATAACGCCGCCAAAACGCGCGGCATTGTAGTGGAGCCGGAGGCGCAACGAAAAAGTCGTCGTTTGCTTGGTCCGGTTAGGCATCTTCCGACAATCTCCGTCCAGTTTTCTCCACCAGCGACTTCATTGCAGCGGAGAAGTACCCCCGATATAAATTCGAATTCCCTTTTTATCCCAACGCCTAATATCCAAACATTAAAAGCAGTTAAGCTCATTCTGTGCACTGTCGCCAGGTGATCGCTTGAACTCTCATTTTTGCACGCACAATAGGACTGTATGTAGCTAAAGCTTAAGAAGGTGCTAACTATCACGGGCGACAGGTAACCACGACCGAAGGATTAATGCTGAAAGGTTTTTCATTTAAGTGATATATGGCGAGCTGATTTGCTGACCAAGACTACTATGCATCGAGAATATAGTTTTGCGTAGAGAAGCTGTACATTCATCTGTCTACATAACGTCTACATGAGAAAAAAGGCGGTGGAGAGATTTCGAGAGAAATTTCGTAAACTATTGATTTTGATGGTGCTCCGAGCCGGAATCGAACCGGCACGACCGTGAGATCGAGAGATTTTAAGTCCTTTTTTTTGAGTTTTAACAATCCCCGTTGACCATTAAGAGCTTTGAATTTTCAATCGCTTAGGCCATAATAGTCCCTATTGTGTATCACGTAATTTTGAATTGAAGTGATGCACCACTGATGCACCAGCGATGCACGAGGGGATAACATGACCGAAAGAAAAAAGCCCGGCAAAAAATACACACTGAACAAAACCAACCTAGACAAGCTGGAAGCTACAGACGGAAAGCGCCGCATTGTCTGGGACACTGCAATACAAGGCTACGGTGTACGCATCATGCCGGGCGGCGGAAAGACCCTATTCTTTCAGGCCCGTTTTAAGGGCGAAGTTATCGGCGTCACCATTGGCCGCTATTCAGGCGTAGCAGCCAGCGCCGAAGCAGGCCGTAAACGTGCAAAAGAGATCAACGCAGATTTAGCCAACGGCATAGACCCCCGCCCCGAACGCAAGGCCGCAGACGCCGCCACGTTTGGCGATATGCTGACCGGCTATGTGGATCTGCTGGAATCCAAAGGCAAGAAATCAGCCCGGAATGTGCAAAACCAGATAACCGCAGACGTTGAGAAAAAGCAGCGGAAGATCTGGAACAAGCGGGCTGCTGACGTAGACCTAGACGACTGTATAAAAATCGTTGCGACTATTAGTGACCAGGGCAAGCTACGCCAAGCCGACAAGATCCGCTCTTATATCCGTTCAGCCTTTACCGAGGCAATCAAAGCGCGCGGTAACGTGCGCGCCCCGGAAAGGCTGCGGAATATGAATATCAAGATGAATCCCGCCCGCGATATGGTGAAGGTGGAAGGCTCCAGCCAGGCTAGAACACGCGCCCTTTCCCTTTCGGAGTTCCAAGCGTATTGGAAGCGCCTGAAAGAGCAGCCAGAGCCGGGCCGCTCCCTTGGCATGATTCACGTTCTGACCGGCGGACAACGCATTAAGCAGCTATCCCGCGTCACCCTGAATGACATAGACCGGGAAGATTTGACCATGACCATACAGGACTACAAGGGCCGCAGAACCACACCTTACCAGCACAAAATCCCCCTAATGCCGGAGGTGATCGCCTGTATTGATCGCATAACCGGCGCTGGTGAATATGTGTTCAGTTGTGACGGTGGCATAAAGCCCGCCCATGATCTTTACCTAAATGATCTGGTGAACCGAATCCGCAAAGATATGGACAAGGCCGGGGAACTGGAAAAAGGAACCTTTACCGCTGGCACCATCCGGGCAACCATTGAAACCCGGCTGGGCAAAGATCCGTACAAAGTCCCCCGCTGGATACGTGGCTATTTAGCCAGTCACGGATTAGGTGGAGTTCAGGCCCGAAATTATGAACATGACGACTACCTAGAGGAAAAACTCGACGCGCTGCAAAAGCTGCAACGCATGGTAGAAGGCCAGCCGGAGCCAACAGCCAAGGTTATCCCGTTTAACCGGGAGGCGAGCGCATGAAAGGTCTGGAAGATGAAGATTACCTACGTCACCGCAATTTACTAGATCGGGCGCATAAGGCGGCAACCGATGCTGGTATGGAGAATGACGACATTTATTTAGCCGAATCTGCACAGCTAGAACTTCAATTCGTTGCCTCGTACGAGATAGCGAAGGCTGGAGCTAATCTAGTATTCCAGTGGCGGGCGAGCCGAAATCCGCATTATATGGATCTCGCTACAATGTTATGCGTTGAAGCTAACGTCACCCCACCCCCTGCACTGGTGAAGGCTATGGGCGAGGCCGCAAGCGAAAGGTTTAACGGCGAAACAAAAGGCACCGCAGGCAAGATCAAAAAAGAGTCCGAAAAGTGGCAAACCTATACGC is part of the Marinobacter antarcticus genome and harbors:
- a CDS encoding integrase family protein, coding for MTERKKPGKKYTLNKTNLDKLEATDGKRRIVWDTAIQGYGVRIMPGGGKTLFFQARFKGEVIGVTIGRYSGVAASAEAGRKRAKEINADLANGIDPRPERKAADAATFGDMLTGYVDLLESKGKKSARNVQNQITADVEKKQRKIWNKRAADVDLDDCIKIVATISDQGKLRQADKIRSYIRSAFTEAIKARGNVRAPERLRNMNIKMNPARDMVKVEGSSQARTRALSLSEFQAYWKRLKEQPEPGRSLGMIHVLTGGQRIKQLSRVTLNDIDREDLTMTIQDYKGRRTTPYQHKIPLMPEVIACIDRITGAGEYVFSCDGGIKPAHDLYLNDLVNRIRKDMDKAGELEKGTFTAGTIRATIETRLGKDPYKVPRWIRGYLASHGLGGVQARNYEHDDYLEEKLDALQKLQRMVEGQPEPTAKVIPFNREASA